A genomic stretch from Anaerolinea thermophila UNI-1 includes:
- a CDS encoding aldehyde ferredoxin oxidoreductase family protein, with protein sequence MWILRINMTDRSVKFEDVPEKYKYLAGRGLTSQIVYDEVPPLAHPLGPSNKLIFATGIVTGTSAPTSARVSAGGKSPLTGGIKESNAGSPWAHDLAVMRIKALILEGLPEDKKTFWGIHLSWDADAGKPKVDFFDATEYTGKDLYEVAPKLFERFGDRISFAGCGVSGEYGYGNAGIVYNDLAKRPSRYSGRGGLGSVMGSKRVKFIVIDAKGAPGVEIVDKALFDEGRKKMIDAIRSHDITKPKGGLNSFGTAVLVNILNEAGGLPTRNFSSGRFEGAAKIAGEAIFETNKQRLGKDLYNHACSPGCIIQCSNTLYDENGKEITSCVEYESDWALGANCGIDDLDAIGEMVQLCNAYGLDTIETGCTIAVAMEAGVIPFGDAKGAIQLLHEMGKGTHLGRILGAGTETAGKVLGVTRIPAVKGQSMPAYEPRAVKGIGVTYATTTMGADHTAGYTIAPEILSVGGKADPLSNEGKAALSRAFQATTAFIDSSGHCLFIAFPILDIASGYQGMIDECNGVLGTKWTADDVLRIGSEILKVERAFNEAAGFTKAHDRMPEFMKREPLPPHNQVFDVPDEVLDAVYAEL encoded by the coding sequence ATGTGGATTCTCAGAATCAATATGACGGACCGCAGTGTCAAATTTGAAGATGTGCCGGAAAAATACAAGTATCTGGCAGGGCGAGGGCTGACTTCCCAAATTGTTTACGATGAAGTGCCCCCGCTGGCGCATCCACTGGGTCCCAGTAACAAACTGATTTTTGCCACAGGTATTGTTACGGGGACATCCGCACCAACCTCTGCTCGTGTGTCTGCTGGAGGAAAGTCTCCATTGACTGGGGGAATTAAGGAGTCTAATGCAGGGTCTCCTTGGGCGCATGATTTGGCGGTGATGCGCATCAAAGCCTTAATCCTGGAAGGGCTTCCGGAGGATAAAAAGACTTTTTGGGGTATTCATCTTTCCTGGGACGCTGATGCGGGAAAGCCTAAGGTGGATTTCTTTGATGCCACTGAATACACCGGCAAAGACCTCTATGAAGTAGCCCCAAAATTGTTTGAACGATTTGGCGACCGCATTTCCTTTGCCGGGTGTGGGGTGTCTGGTGAGTATGGTTATGGGAATGCGGGCATCGTCTACAACGATTTGGCAAAACGTCCAAGCCGTTACTCTGGACGTGGTGGCTTGGGGTCGGTGATGGGTAGTAAGCGGGTGAAATTCATTGTGATTGATGCCAAAGGAGCACCCGGAGTTGAAATTGTTGACAAAGCCCTCTTTGACGAAGGGCGCAAGAAGATGATTGATGCAATTCGCTCGCATGATATCACCAAACCCAAAGGCGGCTTGAACTCGTTCGGAACGGCGGTGCTCGTCAATATTTTGAACGAGGCTGGCGGGTTGCCCACACGTAACTTCTCCAGTGGACGTTTCGAAGGTGCGGCAAAGATTGCCGGAGAAGCCATTTTCGAGACCAACAAACAGCGCCTTGGCAAGGATCTCTATAACCACGCTTGCAGCCCCGGATGTATCATCCAGTGTTCCAATACCCTTTACGACGAAAATGGCAAAGAAATTACCTCGTGCGTTGAGTACGAGTCCGACTGGGCTCTGGGTGCAAACTGTGGCATTGATGATCTGGATGCGATTGGCGAAATGGTTCAACTGTGCAATGCCTATGGCTTGGACACCATTGAGACCGGATGCACAATTGCGGTAGCCATGGAAGCGGGAGTTATTCCCTTTGGCGATGCAAAAGGTGCTATCCAGTTACTCCATGAAATGGGCAAGGGGACTCACCTCGGGCGCATTTTAGGCGCAGGGACTGAGACCGCCGGTAAGGTACTGGGTGTAACTCGCATCCCTGCAGTGAAAGGGCAAAGCATGCCGGCTTACGAGCCTCGTGCGGTGAAGGGTATTGGGGTAACTTATGCCACCACTACGATGGGTGCAGACCATACTGCTGGGTACACCATTGCCCCCGAAATTTTGAGCGTGGGTGGAAAGGCTGATCCCCTTTCCAACGAAGGAAAGGCTGCTTTGAGCCGTGCTTTCCAGGCGACTACAGCGTTCATCGACTCTTCCGGGCATTGTTTGTTCATTGCCTTCCCCATTCTGGATATTGCCAGCGGGTATCAGGGCATGATTGATGAATGCAATGGCGTACTGGGGACAAAATGGACAGCGGATGATGTCCTGCGCATCGGAAGTGAGATCCTCAAAGTTGAGCGTGCATTCAATGAGGCGGCAGGATTCACCAAAGCCCATGACCGCATGCCCGAGTTCATGAAGCGTGAACCGTTGCCACCGCACAATCAGGTGTTTGATGTGCCTGATGAAGTGCTGGATGCTGTTTATGCCGAACTTTAG
- a CDS encoding LysM peptidoglycan-binding domain-containing protein: MAPLDTCISIASTFNVSVQSIIILNKLPAACDNLVVGQTLLIPYPTVTPTPLPTNTLDPTQQAEAACEKLEYTVTETDTLSKISANYGVSAQAIRDYNGLPGDIIFPGQKLIIPLCERGPKPTPTPTPIPPYPAPNLLLPTDGASFLSLNDIITLQWASVGELRPNEAYAVSLIDATDSSKGKFVAYVTETKYIVPEQLRPTDGKLHIFRWSVLPVRQTGTNKETNEPIWEPAGAVSAERVFAWASK; this comes from the coding sequence GTGGCTCCTCTTGATACATGCATCTCGATTGCCTCCACTTTCAACGTTTCTGTTCAGAGTATCATCATCCTGAACAAGTTGCCGGCTGCCTGTGATAATCTGGTAGTCGGACAAACCCTTCTCATTCCATACCCCACTGTGACCCCGACTCCTCTCCCAACGAATACGCTGGATCCCACCCAACAAGCAGAAGCGGCTTGCGAGAAACTGGAGTACACCGTTACCGAAACCGATACGTTGAGCAAAATCTCTGCCAATTATGGGGTCAGCGCTCAAGCCATTCGGGATTATAACGGTTTACCCGGAGACATTATCTTCCCTGGGCAAAAATTGATTATTCCCTTATGCGAGCGTGGTCCCAAACCAACTCCCACCCCGACCCCTATTCCACCCTATCCCGCTCCAAATCTGCTCTTGCCTACAGACGGAGCATCGTTCTTATCCCTGAACGATATCATCACCCTGCAATGGGCATCGGTTGGGGAGCTTCGTCCAAATGAAGCCTATGCAGTCTCCCTGATTGACGCAACCGATAGCAGTAAAGGGAAATTTGTTGCCTACGTCACAGAAACCAAGTACATCGTCCCTGAACAACTCCGCCCAACGGATGGGAAACTGCACATATTCCGCTGGTCTGTTTTACCTGTCCGTCAAACCGGGACAAACAAAGAAACAAACGAGCCGATTTGGGAGCCCGCAGGGGCAGTCAGCGCCGAACGGGTTTTTGCGTGGGCAAGTAAATAA
- a CDS encoding DUF309 domain-containing protein → MNQLLHPNQPCTSQEAEEACTKAIHPSALRGIRAFNQGDYYAAHEELEIAWRAEKSVLRHVYRGILQIGLAYYHILRGNYRGAVKMFAYSRYWLSSFPDVCCGVHLEKLRQDAQKAESLLLKLGEENLSQFPKEFFKPIEMETC, encoded by the coding sequence TTGAATCAACTTTTACACCCCAACCAGCCCTGTACTTCTCAAGAAGCTGAGGAAGCCTGTACCAAAGCGATACACCCCTCTGCCTTGCGGGGAATTAGAGCCTTTAATCAGGGAGATTATTATGCCGCCCATGAAGAATTAGAGATTGCCTGGCGTGCAGAAAAAAGTGTCCTTCGGCACGTCTATCGAGGAATACTCCAGATTGGATTAGCCTATTACCACATTCTGCGCGGAAATTATCGTGGGGCGGTGAAAATGTTCGCTTACAGTCGTTACTGGCTTTCTTCTTTTCCTGATGTATGTTGTGGAGTCCATCTAGAAAAATTACGCCAGGATGCCCAAAAAGCAGAAAGCCTGCTCCTAAAATTGGGAGAAGAAAATCTCTCCCAATTTCCCAAAGAATTTTTCAAACCCATTGAAATGGAGACATGTTAA
- a CDS encoding MoaD/ThiS family protein, with translation MQVKVKLYATLVRYVEGVRAGQPISVNLPDGATIRDVLTILKIPEEEVKVAFVAGRACSWDTRLKDGDEVGIFSPIGGGAL, from the coding sequence GTGCAGGTGAAAGTAAAATTGTACGCCACCCTTGTCCGTTATGTAGAAGGTGTTCGTGCGGGACAACCTATTTCGGTGAATTTACCCGACGGGGCTACCATTCGTGATGTCCTGACTATCTTGAAGATTCCGGAAGAGGAAGTTAAGGTGGCTTTTGTGGCAGGGCGAGCCTGTTCGTGGGATACCAGACTCAAAGATGGAGATGAAGTAGGAATTTTTTCGCCGATTGGAGGTGGAGCACTATGA
- the trxB gene encoding thioredoxin-disulfide reductase encodes MDFNLMNLTSHAEDEKEHHPYKVVILGSGPAGLAAALYAARAELNPLVLTGMELGGQAALTHTIENYPGFPEGVGGSQLGELFQKQAERFGARVEFDIASRVDLSKRPFVIETESGQEIKAQTLIIATGASPNHLNVPGEKELTGKGVSYCATCDGWFFKDKEVVVVGGGDSALEEGIFLTRYATKVTIIHRRDTLRAGAILQSRARSNPKIQFIWNTVVTEILGEDAVKAVRLKNVVTGEESTFSTDGVFIFIGHKPNTQLFHGQLEMDEGGYIITDKKMQTSVPGVYAAGEAADPIYRQVITSAGMGAAAAMQAAKFLEEHD; translated from the coding sequence ATGGACTTCAATCTGATGAATTTAACTTCACATGCCGAAGATGAAAAAGAACACCATCCCTACAAAGTGGTAATTTTGGGCTCAGGTCCTGCTGGCCTTGCTGCGGCACTTTACGCGGCACGTGCAGAATTAAACCCCTTGGTCCTGACGGGAATGGAATTGGGGGGGCAGGCAGCGTTGACCCATACCATTGAAAACTATCCTGGTTTTCCGGAAGGGGTGGGCGGTTCACAACTCGGTGAACTTTTCCAGAAACAAGCCGAGAGATTTGGAGCAAGGGTTGAATTTGATATTGCCAGCAGGGTAGATTTGTCTAAACGACCTTTTGTGATTGAAACGGAAAGCGGACAGGAAATTAAAGCCCAGACCTTAATCATTGCAACCGGAGCCAGCCCCAATCATCTCAATGTGCCTGGTGAGAAAGAACTCACCGGTAAAGGGGTTTCATATTGTGCAACCTGCGATGGCTGGTTTTTCAAAGATAAAGAGGTGGTCGTGGTAGGCGGTGGGGATAGTGCATTAGAAGAGGGGATTTTCCTGACCCGTTATGCCACGAAGGTTACGATCATTCATCGTCGTGATACTTTACGAGCCGGGGCAATTTTGCAATCTCGTGCCAGATCCAACCCTAAAATTCAGTTTATATGGAACACGGTGGTCACCGAAATTCTTGGTGAGGATGCTGTAAAAGCAGTGCGACTAAAAAACGTAGTCACGGGAGAAGAAAGCACTTTTTCAACCGATGGTGTGTTTATTTTCATTGGTCACAAACCAAATACCCAACTCTTCCATGGGCAACTAGAAATGGACGAAGGTGGATATATCATTACAGACAAGAAGATGCAAACCAGTGTGCCCGGTGTTTACGCGGCGGGTGAAGCCGCTGACCCAATTTATCGACAGGTCATTACATCTGCCGGTATGGGGGCTGCTGCGGCAATGCAGGCCGCTAAGTTTTTAGAGGAACATGATTAA
- a CDS encoding response regulator → MKPFRVLLADDHEVVRAGIRRVLEEIENIQVVAEVGDGKTLQQEIARQLPDLILIDVTMPDFDPISAIHSIRLNYPTLKILVVSAYDDNVYVQGLLSAGVHGYHLKDQPLNDLKLAVQRVLSGDHWISSPLIGKLVHALSNSSIPGLTPRQQEILLYLWEGKDNQQIARLTGLSVKTIENHLTRLYRLLNVQSRLEAVNYLNQHPELLGQHNPTSHNSPEHSSKSDFPVAVLIVDDNPRFRQQLAHVMGKINNHLSVYESGDITSAVLISQKIKPLVAFIDVVLRGDENGIQCTRRIRAVSPQTRVVLISAYPDREFHRLGMEAGAVAFIDKKDLDVKTLRTILEDCISTTTSSS, encoded by the coding sequence ATGAAACCATTTCGGGTCTTGCTTGCCGATGATCATGAAGTTGTTCGAGCAGGAATACGCCGTGTTCTGGAAGAAATCGAAAATATCCAAGTTGTGGCTGAGGTGGGAGATGGGAAGACTTTACAACAGGAAATCGCCCGCCAACTTCCGGATTTGATCCTGATTGACGTTACCATGCCGGACTTTGATCCTATTTCGGCTATCCATTCAATACGCCTTAATTATCCCACTCTCAAAATTTTAGTGGTCAGCGCATACGATGATAATGTGTACGTCCAGGGTTTGCTCAGCGCCGGAGTCCATGGATATCATCTGAAAGACCAACCTTTGAATGACCTGAAACTTGCCGTACAACGCGTGTTAAGCGGGGATCACTGGATTTCAAGCCCGTTAATTGGAAAACTCGTGCATGCCCTATCCAATTCTTCTATTCCTGGATTGACACCACGCCAGCAGGAAATTCTGCTTTACCTGTGGGAGGGTAAAGATAACCAGCAAATTGCACGCCTTACCGGGCTATCGGTAAAAACAATTGAGAATCACCTGACCCGCCTTTACCGTTTGTTGAACGTACAAAGTCGTTTAGAGGCTGTCAATTACCTCAATCAGCATCCGGAATTGCTTGGACAACACAATCCAACCTCGCACAATTCTCCCGAGCATTCATCCAAATCAGATTTTCCAGTAGCCGTTTTAATTGTGGATGATAACCCCCGTTTTCGACAACAACTGGCACATGTCATGGGGAAAATAAACAATCATTTATCGGTGTATGAAAGTGGAGACATCACTTCAGCGGTCTTAATTTCTCAAAAAATCAAGCCTTTAGTAGCTTTCATTGATGTTGTTTTGCGAGGGGATGAAAATGGCATTCAATGCACTCGTCGAATCCGTGCAGTTTCCCCTCAAACACGCGTGGTACTGATCAGCGCTTACCCGGACCGGGAATTTCACCGGCTTGGGATGGAAGCCGGCGCTGTAGCATTTATTGACAAAAAGGACCTGGATGTTAAAACCCTGAGAACAATCCTGGAAGACTGTATATCCACCACAACCAGTTCATCCTGA
- a CDS encoding aminotransferase class III-fold pyridoxal phosphate-dependent enzyme translates to MSDEEILSASLETNFWTWSAQGKVNPIPVKRADGVYFWDVHGKRYLDFNSMVMCVNIGHGNQRVIEAIANQARELAFAGPGMATRPRAVLGKLLREIVPEGLTHFLYTLGGADANENAIKLARAFTGRSKILTRYRSYHGATHGALALTGDPRRVAWEPYVMPGVVHFLDPYRYRSTFHLNRPEVSEEQFSQDYLNHLEEIIQYEGPHTIAAVLLETVTGTNGVIIPPKGYLEGVRAICDRYGILLICDEVMSGFGRTGRWFAVDHWGVKPDLMTMAKGLTSGYAPLGAVAMRQEIYEFFMDREYVGGLTFNGHPISLAAAAAVIEVMKDEHIVEHAAEMGVVMKEMLEELVERHPSVGEVRSIGLFGVIELVKDRKTREPMAPFNGFSAEMNALRKYILEQGVFLYTHWHTILLLPPLIITPEQLREGFEVIDRALEITDRMVKTV, encoded by the coding sequence ATGTCCGATGAGGAGATTCTCTCCGCTTCGCTGGAGACGAATTTTTGGACCTGGTCTGCTCAGGGTAAAGTAAATCCCATTCCCGTCAAACGTGCTGATGGGGTGTATTTTTGGGATGTGCATGGAAAGAGATATCTGGATTTCAATTCCATGGTCATGTGTGTGAATATTGGGCATGGAAATCAACGGGTGATCGAAGCCATTGCCAATCAGGCTAGAGAACTGGCTTTTGCGGGTCCTGGAATGGCTACCCGTCCTCGAGCGGTTTTGGGTAAATTGCTCCGGGAAATTGTCCCTGAAGGCTTAACCCATTTTTTGTATACCCTTGGCGGGGCAGATGCCAATGAAAATGCTATTAAGTTGGCTCGAGCGTTTACCGGGCGTTCTAAGATCTTAACGAGATATCGCTCTTATCACGGGGCAACCCATGGGGCACTTGCCCTGACGGGGGATCCACGCCGGGTGGCCTGGGAGCCGTACGTCATGCCGGGGGTGGTTCATTTTCTGGACCCCTATCGCTATCGTTCTACATTTCATCTGAACCGTCCTGAAGTTTCTGAAGAGCAATTTTCTCAAGACTACCTTAACCATCTGGAGGAGATTATCCAGTACGAAGGGCCCCATACCATTGCTGCGGTATTGCTTGAAACGGTTACAGGGACGAATGGAGTGATTATTCCCCCTAAAGGATATTTGGAGGGAGTACGCGCCATTTGTGATCGATACGGGATTTTATTGATTTGTGATGAGGTGATGAGCGGGTTTGGGCGTACAGGACGGTGGTTTGCAGTGGATCACTGGGGGGTCAAACCCGACCTGATGACTATGGCCAAAGGTTTAACCTCGGGGTATGCGCCTTTGGGGGCGGTTGCCATGCGCCAAGAAATCTACGAGTTCTTCATGGATCGGGAATACGTTGGGGGATTGACATTTAATGGGCATCCCATTTCTCTGGCGGCGGCTGCGGCAGTGATTGAAGTGATGAAAGATGAACATATCGTGGAGCACGCCGCTGAAATGGGTGTGGTGATGAAAGAGATGTTGGAGGAACTGGTAGAACGCCATCCATCGGTGGGAGAGGTTCGTTCCATTGGCTTATTTGGTGTGATTGAATTGGTGAAAGACCGAAAGACCCGAGAGCCAATGGCACCATTCAATGGTTTCAGCGCCGAAATGAACGCCTTGCGTAAATACATCCTTGAACAGGGAGTATTTCTTTACACTCACTGGCATACGATTTTGCTTCTCCCCCCCCTGATCATTACTCCTGAACAACTTCGAGAAGGTTTTGAGGTGATTGATCGCGCTCTGGAAATCACTGATCGGATGGTCAAAACGGTGTAA
- the fabL gene encoding enoyl-[acyl-carrier-protein] reductase FabL translates to MLKMSVTLPFLEKNILVTGSGRGIGRAIALRFAELGANVVINYHRNETPAQEVANQIREMGRKVLVIRANLAKPEDIDLLFDSIEQEWGSLDGFISNAASGFNRPALQQKVTGWDWTMNVNARAFLFATQRAVPLMEKRGGGSIVAISSPGSHRVLPDYVAVGASKAALEALTRYLAVELAPKNIVVNAVAPGLVLTDALQHFASLSNPETIPHAIAQTPAGRLVTPEDVAGVVAFLCSPEAFMIRGQVIILDGGYTLPVP, encoded by the coding sequence ATGTTAAAAATGAGTGTTACCCTGCCATTCCTGGAGAAAAATATTCTGGTCACCGGTTCAGGGAGAGGAATTGGTAGAGCCATTGCTTTGCGTTTTGCCGAATTGGGTGCCAATGTAGTGATTAACTACCATCGAAATGAAACCCCAGCCCAGGAAGTAGCAAATCAAATTAGAGAGATGGGGAGAAAAGTCTTGGTAATCCGCGCCAACCTTGCTAAACCGGAGGATATTGACCTGTTGTTTGATAGCATTGAGCAGGAGTGGGGTAGCCTGGATGGTTTTATCAGCAATGCCGCTTCTGGTTTCAATCGTCCTGCTCTCCAGCAAAAAGTGACAGGGTGGGACTGGACCATGAATGTAAACGCAAGGGCCTTCCTTTTTGCCACCCAAAGGGCAGTACCCTTGATGGAAAAACGCGGCGGTGGTTCTATCGTGGCAATTTCCAGCCCTGGATCACACCGCGTTTTACCTGACTATGTTGCCGTTGGTGCGAGTAAAGCCGCACTCGAAGCCCTCACACGATACCTGGCAGTAGAATTAGCCCCCAAAAATATTGTAGTGAACGCCGTTGCCCCAGGATTGGTGCTGACAGATGCACTGCAACATTTTGCCTCTCTGAGCAATCCCGAAACAATACCTCACGCCATTGCCCAAACCCCGGCAGGACGGCTGGTCACCCCGGAGGATGTCGCCGGAGTGGTTGCATTCCTGTGCTCTCCTGAAGCCTTCATGATTCGGGGACAGGTGATTATTCTCGATGGAGGCTATACGCTGCCAGTTCCCTAA
- a CDS encoding MoaD/ThiS family protein: MTIRIDVWLYGELAKYGGEQAKPGFANLYLELPEGATVADLLKKIQMPTEERGITFINGLLSAMPGVQPDLSHILQDGDRVAFFHLRSMWPFQYRHGASMIGELAQELSSREDKGIHHDYRHDSSG, from the coding sequence ATGACGATTCGCATAGATGTATGGCTCTATGGGGAGTTAGCCAAATATGGGGGTGAGCAGGCAAAACCCGGTTTTGCCAACCTTTATCTGGAGTTGCCCGAAGGAGCAACTGTTGCTGATCTATTGAAGAAGATTCAGATGCCCACTGAAGAACGAGGCATCACATTTATCAATGGGTTGCTGAGCGCAATGCCTGGAGTTCAACCGGATTTAAGCCATATTCTTCAGGATGGCGATCGAGTAGCGTTCTTTCACTTACGCAGTATGTGGCCCTTTCAGTATCGTCATGGAGCCAGCATGATTGGCGAATTGGCTCAGGAATTAAGTAGCAGGGAAGATAAAGGAATTCACCACGATTACCGCCATGATTCTTCAGGATGA
- a CDS encoding transposase, translating to MARIAYRLAKQALPMYSHAKSPHHFTLPQLGACVLLMFYLNLSYRDMEEWLLASDAVGKELELPRVPDHTTLQRTYAKIRKADWMRMNETLLEEIGRPEEEGVAADSTGFSPGPASSYYQSRSGKAYRHWAKGVYAVGIVSQFILAMQSGWGPGSDAPYLGYLRRKARRFAKRRAWVLLADSGFDGRTVRPQDLIPPVRRGGNLLAPERRARSELVSAARLDGLYGQRWKTETVNSVIKRKFGQAIRSRKRSLQNREPIIKGLVYNIHR from the coding sequence GTGGCGAGGATCGCCTACCGGCTTGCCAAACAAGCATTACCGATGTATTCACATGCCAAGAGTCCCCATCACTTCACGTTGCCGCAGTTGGGGGCCTGTGTTTTGTTGATGTTCTACCTGAATCTCAGCTATCGCGACATGGAAGAATGGCTGCTGGCAAGCGATGCGGTTGGTAAGGAGCTGGAATTACCGCGTGTTCCCGATCATACGACCCTGCAACGTACCTACGCCAAGATACGCAAAGCGGATTGGATGCGCATGAACGAGACCTTGCTCGAGGAAATCGGACGGCCTGAAGAAGAAGGGGTGGCTGCCGATAGTACCGGCTTCTCACCCGGCCCGGCCAGTTCTTACTACCAAAGCCGTTCGGGAAAAGCCTATCGCCACTGGGCGAAGGGCGTTTATGCCGTTGGAATTGTCTCGCAATTCATCCTTGCGATGCAATCCGGCTGGGGTCCAGGTAGCGATGCCCCTTATCTGGGCTATCTGCGCCGCAAAGCCAGGCGGTTTGCCAAACGTCGGGCTTGGGTCTTGCTGGCCGATTCAGGGTTCGATGGTCGGACTGTCCGGCCTCAAGACTTGATTCCACCCGTTCGGCGAGGTGGAAATTTGCTGGCCCCTGAACGACGAGCAAGAAGCGAGCTTGTCTCTGCGGCTCGCCTGGATGGTCTCTATGGTCAACGCTGGAAGACCGAAACCGTGAATTCGGTCATCAAGCGCAAATTCGGGCAAGCCATCCGCTCGCGGAAACGCAGCCTGCAAAACCGAGAACCGATTATCAAAGGACTGGTCTACAACATACACCGCTAG
- a CDS encoding tungsten cofactor oxidoreductase radical SAM maturase, whose protein sequence is MPKLIADSEGRLQLPFSFLERRQMPAGAEYWLDERDGDLILHPRKPDVRKLYIEPTTGCNLHCVTCIRNVWEDEEAQMSMQTFERILEGIDHLPELKRVVFTGFGEPLTHKNIFDMIEEIRRRGIAVTVGTNGLLLNEDKARMLVEAGVDRLVVSVDGVKPETYSSVRGAMLAQVLENIRRVNRIKSELSTVIPALGIEFVALKSNVEELPHLAGLASHLNAARILVTNVLPYTEEMREEVLYGYGPQAPLKGGSWPVRVSGWVMWGTLDMPRMHWGAERRCRFVYDRATVVGWDGGVSPCYAFSHNYHYYAVDGLRKKVTRYLLGNVNETPLEEIWMSEEYVRFRSEVMGFHFPSCPDCDLRETCDLRQRNEGCWGWNPSCADCLWAQDIVRCP, encoded by the coding sequence ATGCCCAAGTTAATTGCCGATTCGGAAGGGCGGCTTCAGCTCCCTTTCTCTTTTCTCGAACGACGTCAAATGCCTGCAGGGGCTGAGTATTGGTTAGACGAACGTGATGGGGATTTAATCCTGCACCCTCGAAAACCGGATGTCAGAAAACTCTACATTGAACCCACTACAGGATGTAATTTGCATTGTGTGACCTGTATCCGGAATGTCTGGGAAGATGAGGAAGCCCAGATGTCCATGCAAACTTTTGAACGCATTCTGGAGGGGATAGATCATCTGCCGGAGTTAAAACGGGTAGTTTTTACAGGGTTTGGCGAGCCGCTCACCCATAAGAACATCTTTGACATGATCGAAGAAATCCGTCGTAGAGGAATCGCGGTGACGGTTGGAACAAATGGCTTGTTGTTGAACGAAGATAAGGCTCGAATGCTGGTGGAAGCCGGTGTAGACCGTTTGGTTGTTTCGGTAGATGGGGTCAAACCGGAAACTTATTCCAGCGTGCGTGGTGCTATGCTGGCCCAGGTATTGGAAAATATTCGTCGGGTCAATCGTATTAAGAGTGAGTTATCCACAGTCATCCCGGCGTTAGGGATTGAGTTCGTAGCATTAAAGAGTAATGTGGAGGAATTACCTCATCTGGCTGGTTTAGCCTCTCATTTGAACGCGGCACGGATTTTAGTGACAAATGTTTTGCCTTACACGGAAGAAATGCGTGAAGAAGTTCTGTATGGCTATGGACCTCAAGCCCCGTTGAAAGGCGGTTCCTGGCCTGTACGAGTCAGCGGATGGGTGATGTGGGGCACCCTGGATATGCCACGAATGCATTGGGGAGCGGAACGGCGTTGTCGTTTTGTTTATGACCGCGCTACAGTAGTGGGGTGGGATGGAGGGGTATCGCCATGCTATGCATTCTCTCATAATTATCACTATTATGCTGTGGATGGTTTACGTAAAAAGGTCACCCGCTATCTTCTGGGAAATGTGAATGAAACACCCTTAGAAGAAATCTGGATGAGCGAGGAATACGTGCGTTTCAGAAGTGAAGTCATGGGATTTCATTTCCCATCCTGTCCTGATTGCGACTTAAGAGAAACTTGTGATTTGCGCCAGCGAAATGAAGGATGCTGGGGGTGGAATCCATCTTGTGCAGACTGCCTGTGGGCGCAGGATATTGTTCGCTGTCCTTAG